One region of Chaetodon auriga isolate fChaAug3 chromosome 5, fChaAug3.hap1, whole genome shotgun sequence genomic DNA includes:
- the star gene encoding steroidogenic acute regulatory protein, mitochondrial isoform X1: MLPATFKLCAGISYRHMRNMTGLRKNAMVAIHHELNRLAGPGPSNWISQVRRRSSLLSSRIKEEERYSEEEMSYVKQGEDALQKAISILSEQDGWTIETVAANGDKVLSKMLPDIGKVFKLEVMLEQHPDNLYEELVGNMERMGEWNPNVKQVKILQKIGDETMVTHEVSAETPGNVVGPRDFVSVRCAKRRGSTCFLAGMSTRHPNMPEQRGVVRAENGPTCIVMKPCAEDPNKTKFTWLLNIDLKVNDCVVFPTVNHFDLSLTLSLSLSSAGLDPEDDHKQSALPDAGGLCQPPQAKDG; encoded by the exons atgctgccTGCAACCTTCAAACTGTGTGCTGGCATCTCCTACCGGCATATGAGGAACATGACAG GTTTGAGGAAGAACGCAATGGTGGCCATTCACCATGAGCTGAACAGGCTGGCAGGTCCAGGTCCCAGTAACTGGATCAGCCAGGTCCGCCGGCGGAGCTCCCTCCTCA GTTCCCGGattaaagaggaggagaggtacAGCGAGGAGGAGATGTCTTATGTGAAACAAGGCGAGGATGCACTGCAGAAGGCCATCAGCATCCTCAGTGAACAGGACGGCTGGACCATTGAAACTGTGGCT GCAAACGGAGACAAAGTCCTGAGTAAGATGCTGCCCGACATCGGGAAGGTGTTCAAGCTGGAAGTGATGCTGGAGCAACATCCTGACAATCTTTACGAGGAGCTGGTGGGAAATATGGAGCGAATGGGGGAGTGGAACCCTAACGTCAAACAGGTCAAG ATCCTTCAAAAGATCGGCGACGAAACAATGGTGACCCACGAGGTGTCTGCAGAGACGCCCGGCAACGTGGTGGGGCCGAGGGACTTCGTCAGCGTCCGCTGTGCCAAGCGCCGGGGCTCCACCTGCTTCCTGGCTGGAATGTCCACCCGGCACCCGAACATGCCTGAGCAGAGGGGCGTGGTCAG AGCGGAGAACGGGCCGACCTGCATAGTTATGAAGCCCTGTGCCGAAGACCCAAATAAGACAAAGTTCACCTGGTTACTAAATATAGACCTAAAGGTAAATGACTGCGTTGTCTTTCCCACAGTGAACCACTTTGACCTGAGTCTAAcgttgtctttgtctctgtcctctgcagggcTGGATCCCGAAGACGATCATAAACAAAGTGCTCTCCCAGACGCAGGTGGACTTTGCCAACCACCTCAGGCAAAGGATGGCTAA
- the star gene encoding steroidogenic acute regulatory protein, mitochondrial isoform X2 — protein sequence MLPATFKLCAGISYRHMRNMTGLRKNAMVAIHHELNRLAGPGPSNWISQVRRRSSLLSSRIKEEERYSEEEMSYVKQGEDALQKAISILSEQDGWTIETVAANGDKVLSKMLPDIGKVFKLEVMLEQHPDNLYEELVGNMERMGEWNPNVKQVKILQKIGDETMVTHEVSAETPGNVVGPRDFVSVRCAKRRGSTCFLAGMSTRHPNMPEQRGVVRAENGPTCIVMKPCAEDPNKTKFTWLLNIDLKGWIPKTIINKVLSQTQVDFANHLRQRMANNVSLEMAHAC from the exons atgctgccTGCAACCTTCAAACTGTGTGCTGGCATCTCCTACCGGCATATGAGGAACATGACAG GTTTGAGGAAGAACGCAATGGTGGCCATTCACCATGAGCTGAACAGGCTGGCAGGTCCAGGTCCCAGTAACTGGATCAGCCAGGTCCGCCGGCGGAGCTCCCTCCTCA GTTCCCGGattaaagaggaggagaggtacAGCGAGGAGGAGATGTCTTATGTGAAACAAGGCGAGGATGCACTGCAGAAGGCCATCAGCATCCTCAGTGAACAGGACGGCTGGACCATTGAAACTGTGGCT GCAAACGGAGACAAAGTCCTGAGTAAGATGCTGCCCGACATCGGGAAGGTGTTCAAGCTGGAAGTGATGCTGGAGCAACATCCTGACAATCTTTACGAGGAGCTGGTGGGAAATATGGAGCGAATGGGGGAGTGGAACCCTAACGTCAAACAGGTCAAG ATCCTTCAAAAGATCGGCGACGAAACAATGGTGACCCACGAGGTGTCTGCAGAGACGCCCGGCAACGTGGTGGGGCCGAGGGACTTCGTCAGCGTCCGCTGTGCCAAGCGCCGGGGCTCCACCTGCTTCCTGGCTGGAATGTCCACCCGGCACCCGAACATGCCTGAGCAGAGGGGCGTGGTCAG AGCGGAGAACGGGCCGACCTGCATAGTTATGAAGCCCTGTGCCGAAGACCCAAATAAGACAAAGTTCACCTGGTTACTAAATATAGACCTAAAG ggcTGGATCCCGAAGACGATCATAAACAAAGTGCTCTCCCAGACGCAGGTGGACTTTGCCAACCACCTCAGGCAAAGGATGGCTAACAATGTTTCTCTGGAGATGGCTCACGCCTGCTGA